In Neoarius graeffei isolate fNeoGra1 chromosome 17, fNeoGra1.pri, whole genome shotgun sequence, a single window of DNA contains:
- the cbln20 gene encoding cerebellin 20 isoform X2, with product MRGLVFLCLIGCSLANEPVYSWNGPGEPSQPYPSTDNICLTDANACSCCLMQKQMMAMESYFNLSLNEMHRQLEKAQTALNYVRSSRSAFSVALTDTRRCLTSSRDDTVVKYQTIFINLGDRYNASTGTFTVARSGVYVLALTVYSDAGAPGALLAACVRLRKNGQVIAALREYNMQDQEDSATTVLAIQMRTGDKVDVILPSGCYLCDDDSHFNTFSGFLLYATD from the exons ATGAGAG GCCTTGTGTTCTTGTGCCTGATTGGATGTTCTCTTGCAAACGAACCTGTATACTCTTGGAATGGTCCTGGAGAGCCGAGTCAGCCTTATCCCAGCACTGACAACA TTTGTCTTACTGACGCGAACGCCTGTAGCTGTTGCCTGATGCAAAAGCAGATGATGGCAATGGAGAGTTACTTCAACCTGAGCCTGAATGAGATGCACAGGCAACTGGAGAAAGCTCAAACTGCTCTGAACTATGTACGCT CCAGCCGTAGTGCCTTTTCAGTGGCACTGACTGACACTCGTCGATGCCTAACATCCAGCCGAGATGACACAGTAGTCAAGTACCAGACTATATTCATTAACTTGGGTGACCGCTACAATGCTAGTACTGGCACTTTTACAGTCGCACGCTCAGGAGTCTATGTGCTGGCTCTTACAGTGTACAGTGATGCAGGTGCCCCTGGTGCCCTCCTAGCTGCCTGTGTTCGTTTGCGTAAAAATGGTCAAGTGATTGCAGCACTTCGTGAATACAACATGCAGGACCAGGAGGACAGTGCTACCACCGTCctggcaatacagatgcgaaCTGGGGACAAGGTGGATGTGATTCTCCCATCTGGCTGCTACCTGTGTGATGACGACAGCCATTTCAACACATTCAGTGGCTTTTTGCTTTATgctactgattaa
- the cbln20 gene encoding cerebellin 20 isoform X1 codes for MFFTHPGLVFLCLIGCSLANEPVYSWNGPGEPSQPYPSTDNICLTDANACSCCLMQKQMMAMESYFNLSLNEMHRQLEKAQTALNYVRSSRSAFSVALTDTRRCLTSSRDDTVVKYQTIFINLGDRYNASTGTFTVARSGVYVLALTVYSDAGAPGALLAACVRLRKNGQVIAALREYNMQDQEDSATTVLAIQMRTGDKVDVILPSGCYLCDDDSHFNTFSGFLLYATD; via the exons ATGTTCTTTACTCATCCAGGCCTTGTGTTCTTGTGCCTGATTGGATGTTCTCTTGCAAACGAACCTGTATACTCTTGGAATGGTCCTGGAGAGCCGAGTCAGCCTTATCCCAGCACTGACAACA TTTGTCTTACTGACGCGAACGCCTGTAGCTGTTGCCTGATGCAAAAGCAGATGATGGCAATGGAGAGTTACTTCAACCTGAGCCTGAATGAGATGCACAGGCAACTGGAGAAAGCTCAAACTGCTCTGAACTATGTACGCT CCAGCCGTAGTGCCTTTTCAGTGGCACTGACTGACACTCGTCGATGCCTAACATCCAGCCGAGATGACACAGTAGTCAAGTACCAGACTATATTCATTAACTTGGGTGACCGCTACAATGCTAGTACTGGCACTTTTACAGTCGCACGCTCAGGAGTCTATGTGCTGGCTCTTACAGTGTACAGTGATGCAGGTGCCCCTGGTGCCCTCCTAGCTGCCTGTGTTCGTTTGCGTAAAAATGGTCAAGTGATTGCAGCACTTCGTGAATACAACATGCAGGACCAGGAGGACAGTGCTACCACCGTCctggcaatacagatgcgaaCTGGGGACAAGGTGGATGTGATTCTCCCATCTGGCTGCTACCTGTGTGATGACGACAGCCATTTCAACACATTCAGTGGCTTTTTGCTTTATgctactgattaa
- the cbln18 gene encoding cerebellin 18, which yields MKIAAVAVLGLLGALCPCLRAQTSSPLDIVWQAAANWTGPLPCGRWDCECAYRRPKSCCCVTTPLFQLEEETFMHMVGLWKNLESLNNQLKEVTGRRDVAFVATMTPMTECFGPFNKNVPISYSNVSLNQGYGYNPALGTFTAPRAGFYSFSYTVYSTLGAEGERIYHKVQLMKDGQMITSSWEDNREDSEDSATQTVLLQLKQGNQIYVELVLGRLLCADTQGYNSFSGYLVYPLFSM from the exons ATGAAGATAGCTGCAGTGGCTGTTCTGGGCCTGCTGGGGGCACTGTGTCCATGCTTAAGGGCACAAACAAGCAGTCCCTTAGATATTGTCTGGCAAGCTGCAG CTAATTGGACTGGGCCTCTGCCCTGTGGAAGATGGGACTGTGAGTGTGCATATAGGAGGCCAAAAAGCTGTTGCTGTGTGACTACACCTCTTTTCCAGCTGGAGGAGGAAACCTTCATGCACATGGTGGGCCTATGGAAGAACTTGGAGAGTCTCAATAACCAGCTTAAGGAGGTTACTG GTAGACGTGATGTAGCATTTGTGGCTACAATGACACCTATGACTGAGTGTTTTGGACCTTTCAATAAGAATGTGCCCATCTCTTACAGCAATGTCTCACTCAACCAAGGCTATGGGTATAATCCTGCACTGG GAACGTTCACGGCCCCACGTGCTGGCTTTTACTCCTTCTCCTACACGGTTTACTCTACTTTGGGTGCAGAAGGAGAGCGCATCTATCACAAGGTGCAGCTGATGAAAGACGGCCAGATGATAACCTCCTCCTGGGAAGACAACCGTGAGGACTCGGAGGACAGCGCCACACAGACGGTGCTCCTTCAGCTGAAACAAGGCAATCAGATTTATGTCGAGCTGGTGCTCGGAAGGCTTCTCTGTGCAGACACACAGGGCTACAACTCCTTCAGCGGATACCTGGTCTATCCACTCTTTAGCATGTAA